The following are encoded in a window of uncultured Pseudomonas sp. genomic DNA:
- a CDS encoding PilX N-terminal domain-containing pilus assembly protein: MNPRFPQQQRGVTLLVALVMLLVLTVLTVTNMREVTLETRMTANRMESLSLNNAAESALREGEARFFNALRLSTKPEPNKNYCKKSVKYNRVTMYPCIVEIEKQTDGTYAGKMRNYVLDPIATVNTHMSWTGAKTDTADNDTYIAWMPYRGTSSEKSAEATFPAYWNTAEMPVEGLNANYGDELIGRGVYYYLVSGQAKDELALQTTIAKYYPGPSN, translated from the coding sequence ATGAACCCACGTTTTCCGCAACAACAACGCGGAGTCACCCTGCTTGTTGCCTTGGTCATGCTACTGGTACTAACAGTACTGACCGTCACCAACATGCGCGAAGTGACCCTAGAAACCCGCATGACGGCCAACCGTATGGAAAGCCTAAGCCTGAACAATGCGGCTGAATCAGCCTTACGCGAAGGTGAAGCGCGTTTTTTCAACGCCCTGCGCCTCAGCACCAAACCTGAACCTAATAAAAATTACTGCAAAAAGTCAGTTAAATATAACCGTGTAACCATGTACCCATGCATCGTGGAAATTGAGAAACAAACGGACGGCACTTATGCAGGTAAGATGCGCAACTATGTGCTCGACCCTATTGCCACGGTTAATACGCACATGAGCTGGACCGGTGCCAAAACAGATACAGCGGATAACGACACCTACATTGCCTGGATGCCCTATCGCGGCACGTCCAGCGAGAAATCCGCCGAAGCCACTTTCCCCGCTTACTGGAATACCGCCGAAATGCCGGTAGAAGGTCTCAATGCCAATTATGGCGACGAACTTATCGGCCGCGGTGTTTATTACTACCTCGTCAGCGGCCAAGCCAAGGATGAACTAGCCTTGCAAACTACGATAGCCAAATACTACCCAGGCCCCAGCAACTAA
- a CDS encoding PilW family protein, which produces MKTYLHHRARQTGLSMIELLIALAISSFLIIGITQIYIDNKRNYAFQQSQGEIQEGNRFISLIFDSYLNKAGYSREPYLGNEQVFTAQASTDYCEAFKSGQTVTKAKKGSGVCIRYSQVRSEELDCAGNKTATFDDSNPFLKSAPVVTAALYVANQSLRCQSGNTDAELMTGLSGLRLEFGINPTSETIVTQTLSAADWDNSKGQILQVRYEALVASTNNQRGKGDSAVLDHWLKQASAAEKALIQGADTGQLYQIASNTVTLRNLTP; this is translated from the coding sequence ATGAAGACCTACCTACACCATCGAGCCCGACAAACAGGCCTGTCAATGATCGAACTGCTGATTGCTCTTGCCATTAGCTCGTTCTTGATTATTGGTATCACCCAGATCTACATCGACAACAAACGTAATTACGCCTTCCAGCAGTCGCAAGGCGAAATCCAGGAAGGCAACCGCTTTATCAGCCTTATATTTGACAGCTACTTAAACAAGGCCGGTTACAGTCGCGAACCCTACCTTGGTAATGAGCAGGTATTCACCGCTCAGGCCAGCACGGACTACTGCGAAGCGTTCAAAAGTGGTCAAACGGTAACCAAAGCAAAAAAAGGCTCCGGTGTCTGCATTCGCTATAGCCAAGTACGAAGCGAGGAGCTGGATTGCGCGGGTAATAAAACCGCCACGTTCGACGACAGCAATCCTTTTTTAAAGTCAGCACCCGTGGTAACGGCCGCACTGTACGTCGCGAATCAAAGCTTGCGCTGCCAAAGCGGCAATACCGATGCAGAGTTGATGACTGGTTTATCCGGCCTACGCCTGGAGTTTGGCATTAACCCGACCAGCGAAACCATCGTTACTCAAACGCTTTCGGCGGCCGACTGGGACAACAGTAAGGGCCAGATACTGCAAGTGCGCTACGAGGCGTTAGTAGCATCCACTAATAACCAGCGCGGCAAGGGCGACTCGGCGGTACTCGACCACTGGCTCAAGCAAGCCAGCGCTGCGGAAAAAGCGCTGATTCAAGGTGCAGACACCGGCCAGCTGTACCAAATCGCTAGCAACACGGTCACCTTGAGGAACCTCACGCCATGA
- the ileS gene encoding isoleucine--tRNA ligase has product MTDYKATLNLPDTQFPMKAGLPQREPQILQRWNEIGLYQKLRAQGEGRPKFVLHDGPPYANGSIHIGHAVNKILKDIITRSKTLAGYDAPYVPGWDCHGLPIEHKVETTFGKNQPSDLTRERCRTYAGEQIEGQKADFIRLGVLGDWGNPYKTMDFANEAGEIRALAEMVKQGFVFKGLKPVNWCFDCGSALAEAEVEYQDKKSEAIDVAFVVEDTDKLAAAFGLSSLPKPASIVIWTTTPWTIPANQALNVHPEFTYALVDTGERLLLLAEELVEGCLARYGLQGEVIATAPGAALELIRCRHPFYERFAPVYLAEYVELGAGTGVVHSAPAYGEDDFRSCKGYGMSNDDILSPVQSNGVYVSDLPFFGGQFIWKANPAIVAKLEEVGALLKHEAIQHSYMHCWRHKTPLIYRATAQWFVGMDKQPHEGNTLRERALSAIEQTEFVPAWGQARLHSMIAGRPDWCISRQRNWGVPIPFFLHKASGELHPRTAELMEEVAQRVEQEGIEAWFKLDAAELLGDEAADYDKISDTLDVWFDSGTTHRHVMRGSHPMGHDSGPRADLYLEGSDQHRGWFHSSLLTGAAIDGHAPYKELLTHGFVVDENGRKMSKSMGNVVAPQEVNDSLGADILRLWVSSTDYSGEMAVSKVILQRSADSYRRIRNTARFLLSNLSGFDPAQHLLPVDEMLALDRWAVDRALLLQREIEEAYDSYRFWNVYQKVHNFCVQELGGFYLDIIKDRQYTTAADSVARRSCQSALYHIAEALVRWIAPVLSFTADEFWQYLPGERNESVMLNGWYQGLSELPQDFELSREFWERVMAVKVAVNKEMENLRAAKAIGGNLQAEVTLYAEDSLIADLNKLGNELRFVLITSTASLAPFSAAPGDAVVTEVAGLKLKVLKSAHAKCARCWHHREDVGVKPAHPEICGRCVDNIEGAGEVRHYA; this is encoded by the coding sequence ATGACTGACTACAAAGCCACGTTGAATCTGCCTGATACCCAATTCCCGATGAAAGCCGGTCTGCCGCAGCGCGAGCCGCAGATTTTGCAGCGTTGGAATGAAATTGGCCTGTATCAGAAGCTGCGTGCGCAAGGCGAAGGCCGGCCGAAGTTCGTCCTGCATGATGGCCCGCCCTACGCCAACGGCAGCATTCACATTGGTCATGCGGTCAACAAGATCCTCAAGGACATCATTACCCGCTCCAAGACCCTGGCCGGCTATGACGCCCCCTATGTGCCGGGCTGGGACTGCCACGGCCTGCCGATTGAGCACAAGGTGGAAACCACCTTCGGCAAGAATCAGCCCTCTGACCTGACCCGTGAGCGCTGCCGGACCTATGCCGGCGAGCAGATCGAAGGGCAGAAGGCCGACTTTATCCGCCTGGGCGTGCTGGGTGACTGGGGCAATCCGTACAAGACCATGGACTTTGCCAACGAAGCCGGCGAGATCCGCGCGCTGGCCGAGATGGTCAAGCAAGGCTTTGTGTTCAAGGGTCTGAAACCAGTCAACTGGTGCTTCGATTGCGGTTCGGCGCTGGCTGAGGCTGAAGTCGAGTATCAGGACAAGAAGTCCGAGGCTATCGACGTGGCCTTCGTGGTTGAAGATACCGACAAGCTGGCCGCTGCCTTTGGTCTGTCCAGCCTGCCGAAGCCTGCTTCTATCGTGATCTGGACCACCACGCCGTGGACCATTCCTGCCAACCAGGCGCTTAACGTCCACCCCGAGTTTACCTATGCCTTGGTCGACACTGGCGAGCGCCTGCTACTGCTGGCGGAAGAGCTGGTTGAAGGCTGCCTGGCCCGTTATGGCCTGCAAGGTGAAGTGATCGCCACGGCTCCGGGCGCTGCGCTGGAGCTGATCCGCTGCCGTCATCCGTTCTACGAGCGCTTCGCCCCGGTGTATCTGGCGGAATACGTTGAGCTGGGTGCCGGTACTGGCGTCGTGCACTCGGCCCCGGCCTATGGCGAAGACGACTTCCGCTCCTGCAAAGGCTACGGCATGAGCAATGACGATATTCTCAGTCCGGTGCAGAGCAATGGCGTGTACGTCAGCGATCTGCCGTTCTTCGGCGGCCAGTTTATCTGGAAAGCCAATCCGGCCATCGTCGCCAAGCTCGAAGAAGTCGGCGCGCTGCTCAAGCACGAAGCCATCCAGCACAGCTACATGCACTGCTGGCGGCACAAAACGCCGCTGATTTACCGCGCGACGGCGCAGTGGTTCGTTGGCATGGACAAGCAGCCTCACGAAGGCAACACCCTGCGCGAGCGTGCATTGAGCGCCATCGAGCAGACCGAGTTCGTTCCAGCTTGGGGCCAGGCGCGCTTGCACAGCATGATTGCCGGGCGTCCGGACTGGTGCATCTCGCGTCAGCGTAACTGGGGCGTGCCGATCCCGTTCTTCCTGCACAAGGCGTCGGGTGAGCTGCACCCGCGCACCGCCGAGCTGATGGAAGAAGTCGCTCAGCGCGTTGAGCAAGAGGGCATCGAAGCCTGGTTCAAGCTCGACGCTGCCGAGTTGCTGGGTGATGAAGCCGCCGACTACGACAAAATCAGCGACACCTTGGACGTCTGGTTTGACTCGGGCACCACCCACCGGCACGTAATGCGTGGCTCGCACCCGATGGGCCACGACAGCGGCCCGCGCGCTGATCTGTACCTGGAAGGTTCCGACCAGCATCGCGGCTGGTTCCATTCCTCCTTGCTGACCGGTGCGGCGATCGACGGCCATGCGCCGTACAAAGAGCTGCTGACCCATGGTTTTGTAGTCGACGAGAACGGCCGCAAGATGTCCAAGTCGATGGGTAACGTGGTCGCACCGCAGGAAGTCAACGACAGCCTGGGTGCCGATATTCTGCGCCTGTGGGTGTCGTCCACCGACTACTCCGGTGAAATGGCCGTGTCCAAGGTCATCCTGCAGCGCAGCGCCGATTCTTACCGGCGTATCCGTAATACCGCGCGCTTCCTGCTGTCCAACCTCAGCGGTTTCGACCCAGCGCAGCATCTGCTGCCGGTCGATGAGATGTTGGCGCTGGACCGTTGGGCAGTCGATCGTGCGCTGCTGCTGCAGCGCGAAATTGAAGAGGCCTACGACAGCTACCGCTTCTGGAACGTCTACCAGAAGGTGCACAACTTCTGCGTGCAGGAACTGGGTGGCTTCTACCTCGACATCATCAAAGACCGTCAGTACACCACCGCCGCCGACAGCGTGGCGCGTCGCTCCTGTCAGAGTGCGCTGTACCACATCGCTGAAGCCCTGGTGCGCTGGATCGCCCCGGTGTTGTCCTTCACCGCCGACGAGTTTTGGCAGTACCTGCCGGGCGAGCGCAATGAGTCGGTGATGCTCAATGGCTGGTACCAGGGCCTGAGCGAGCTGCCGCAGGACTTCGAACTGAGCCGCGAGTTCTGGGAGCGGGTCATGGCGGTCAAGGTCGCGGTGAACAAGGAGATGGAAAACCTGCGCGCGGCCAAGGCCATCGGCGGCAACCTGCAGGCCGAAGTCACCTTGTATGCCGAAGACAGCTTGATTGCAGATCTGAACAAGCTCGGCAACGAGCTGCGTTTCGTGCTGATCACCTCCACCGCCAGCTTGGCGCCGTTCAGTGCGGCGCCAGGCGATGCAGTTGTAACCGAAGTGGCCGGCCTCAAATTGAAAGTGCTCAAGTCCGCTCACGCCAAGTGCGCGCGCTGCTGGCACCACCGTGAGGATGTCGGCGTGAAGCCGGCGCATCCGGAAATCTGCGGTCGTTGCGTGGACAATATCGAAGGCGCTGGCGAGGTTCGTCACTATGCTTAA
- the ispH gene encoding 4-hydroxy-3-methylbut-2-enyl diphosphate reductase: MHIKLANPRGFCAGVDRAIEIVNRALEVFGPPIYVRHEVVHNKFVVEDLRSRGAVFVEELDQVPDDVIVIFSAHGVSQAVRNEAERRGLKVFDATCPLVTKVHMEVVRYSREGRECILIGHEGHPEVEGTMGQYDASNGGTIYLVEDETDVAALQVRNPQALAFVTQTTLSMDDTSKVIDALRSKYPAIGGPRKDDICYATQNRQDAVKQLAAECDVLLVVGSPNSSNSNRLRELAERMGTPAYLIDGAEDLKQEWFSGVSGIGITAGASAPEVLVQGVIKQLGVWGASNAQELAGRPENVTFSMPKELRVIARQ, translated from the coding sequence ATGCATATCAAACTCGCCAACCCTCGTGGTTTCTGTGCCGGCGTCGACCGCGCCATCGAGATCGTCAACCGCGCGCTGGAAGTCTTCGGCCCGCCCATCTATGTGCGTCACGAAGTGGTGCACAACAAGTTTGTGGTGGAAGACCTGCGTTCGCGTGGTGCGGTCTTTGTCGAAGAGTTGGACCAGGTGCCGGATGATGTGATTGTCATCTTCAGCGCCCACGGCGTCTCCCAGGCGGTGCGCAACGAGGCTGAGCGGCGTGGCCTGAAAGTCTTCGATGCCACCTGCCCACTGGTGACCAAGGTGCATATGGAGGTGGTGCGCTACAGCCGTGAGGGGCGCGAGTGCATCCTGATCGGCCACGAAGGTCACCCGGAAGTCGAAGGTACCATGGGCCAATACGACGCCAGCAACGGCGGCACCATCTACCTGGTCGAAGACGAAACGGACGTGGCGGCACTGCAGGTGCGCAACCCGCAGGCTCTGGCCTTCGTTACCCAGACCACCCTGTCGATGGACGATACCAGCAAGGTGATCGATGCCCTGCGCAGCAAATACCCCGCCATCGGTGGCCCACGTAAGGACGACATCTGCTACGCCACGCAAAACCGTCAGGATGCCGTCAAGCAGCTCGCTGCTGAGTGCGATGTGTTGTTGGTCGTTGGCAGCCCCAACAGCTCAAACTCCAACCGCCTGCGCGAGCTGGCCGAACGCATGGGCACACCCGCCTACCTGATCGATGGGGCGGAAGACCTCAAGCAGGAATGGTTTTCGGGCGTTAGCGGCATCGGTATTACTGCCGGCGCATCTGCCCCCGAAGTACTGGTGCAGGGCGTGATTAAGCAGCTTGGGGTGTGGGGCGCGAGTAATGCGCAGGAGCTGGCAGGAAGGCCGGAGAATGTAACCTTTTCGATGCCGAAAGAGTTGCGGGTTATTGCTCGCCAGTAA
- a CDS encoding type IV pilin protein, producing the protein MQGFTLIEMMIVVAIIGILAAVAYPSYAEYVKRGNRSEGQALLSDIAAAQERYYSQNNRYITATGDIAKLNASTTSTTSKYTLAVSSVASDGGYTLTATPQFSDTDCGNLTLNALGARGRTGTKKTRDECWR; encoded by the coding sequence ATGCAGGGCTTTACCCTGATCGAGATGATGATAGTCGTGGCTATCATCGGCATCCTGGCAGCAGTGGCCTACCCAAGCTATGCCGAGTATGTAAAGCGTGGTAATCGCAGCGAAGGCCAGGCGCTGCTTAGTGATATCGCAGCCGCACAAGAACGCTATTACTCACAAAACAACCGCTACATCACGGCAACTGGAGACATTGCCAAACTCAACGCCAGCACCACATCCACCACCAGTAAATACACCCTGGCGGTGAGCAGCGTGGCCAGCGACGGCGGCTACACCCTTACGGCCACCCCACAGTTCAGCGATACTGATTGCGGCAACCTGACCCTAAATGCCCTCGGCGCGAGAGGACGTACAGGCACGAAAAAAACCAGAGACGAGTGCTGGCGCTAA
- a CDS encoding PilC/PilY family type IV pilus protein produces MKTSLYSLRSLVFCCATSSLLAAALDVQAAISQSPLNLTIGVPPNLILTLDDSGSMDRAYVPDSIPGGSSTRRYKSAYYNPMYYNPATTYQVPPKFNLDGTLAADLSTSFSKAWLNGFKTSRGEVNLSNSFRATTTYDTNSKSQSNADNPEPEFFLSARYDGSISNGSSSPTLNFKSVSFKINRINNNTCTVTVEKPQPYPEINCSRSDNRYTLTISDSRDKDVPAYYYVYDDSLANCPTDITTRKDDDNCYRKVDVSSSSGQLRPTDAASGTDERSNFAIWYSFYRTRSLATVSAASIAFADLASSTRITWQALNTCNSLNTSSSCLGKDNRFREYNSAQRGRLFDWMQSMTFNNGTPLRVALDEAGKFLKNNNSPAWDKFPNETGNTAKNKYACRPSYHILMTDGVWNGNDGSPSGRRSDTTNFNLPDGVNYTGQRRPYTDSANNTLADLAFHYWATDLNSDLENNLKPYYKDKSGTDTDKYWNPQNNPATWQNMANFTIGLGLTASLNQAGLSWNSTDGTFASPGYVNISNGTQNWPKAESNSDNNVYDLWHAAINSRGDFFSADSPESVVQAFADIMSRIADRKSTAAKPAINSGQVVVDENDPNNSKLVTSSYQTSYASDENWLGNLVRTNKEWTELPAGSGKFELALKEKWSAKDKMPAADARNIKIKSTGSGGLQPFTWANAGNKDTSGTLANLLSKDPENGNTSDSKGEARLNYLRGVRTGEGATFRSRSGILGDLLASSPAVVSGGRYLVGVANRLEGNDTYTNFKESQATRTPRVYVGGNDGMLHGFNAETGVEEFAFIPSAVFPKLNKLTGKNYSHEFYVDGSPVVADIYDGSKWRTILVGTLRAGGKSIFALDITTPGSEKLLWEFDDSKITSTVKMGNSFSQPTIARLHNGRWAVVFGNGYEASNHTNGKAALFIVDAVEGTLEKSLEVTGTNGIANGLSTPRLADNNGDSVADYAYAGDLQGNLWRFDLLPSARNADNPLARSATETRGTVSQYQVAYGGKPMFSAVASNTAQTPQPITAPPTLVRHPTGVGHLVIFATGKYFEDTDKDGNKNIAQTVYGIWDEKSRGEIKGTTSALGISRAKLVEQTIGSQVTATDSKARNTAARIISQNAIPWGDGKKGWLLDLQQGGTLDGEMVIEPMFNIGQSVYFQSLVPNDDPCADGAKYWTYGLNAFTGGKTPYNAFDMQQVKPDGTTAIVSAIKQDGEGGLTVTDTPDGLQICTGQGCEGIKPPPNINERNSWRRVEETE; encoded by the coding sequence ATGAAGACCTCATTATATTCCCTGCGCAGTTTAGTTTTTTGCTGTGCTACCAGTAGTCTGTTAGCGGCTGCACTGGATGTACAAGCGGCCATTTCACAAAGCCCACTTAACTTAACTATCGGCGTACCACCGAACCTTATATTAACGCTGGACGACTCAGGCAGTATGGATAGAGCGTACGTACCCGATTCCATACCGGGCGGCTCATCTACCCGCAGGTACAAGTCCGCCTATTACAACCCAATGTATTACAACCCTGCGACTACATACCAAGTCCCGCCGAAATTTAATTTAGATGGCACACTCGCCGCCGATCTCAGCACTTCATTTTCCAAGGCCTGGCTAAATGGCTTTAAAACCTCTAGAGGCGAGGTCAATCTTAGCAACAGCTTCCGCGCAACCACAACATACGATACAAACAGCAAGTCACAGAGCAACGCAGACAACCCAGAACCTGAATTCTTTTTAAGCGCTCGGTATGATGGGAGCATTTCGAACGGAAGCTCATCCCCAACACTAAACTTTAAAAGTGTAAGTTTCAAAATCAACAGAATCAATAACAACACATGCACAGTCACAGTAGAAAAACCACAACCGTATCCAGAGATCAACTGCAGCCGCTCAGATAATAGATATACACTGACCATCTCTGACAGTAGAGATAAAGATGTTCCTGCATACTACTATGTTTACGATGACTCACTTGCTAACTGCCCTACAGACATCACCACACGCAAAGACGATGACAACTGCTACCGGAAAGTTGACGTATCAAGCTCGTCAGGGCAACTTCGCCCAACAGATGCGGCCTCAGGCACTGATGAACGCTCAAACTTTGCCATCTGGTACTCGTTCTATCGCACACGCTCTTTGGCCACTGTAAGCGCCGCCAGTATTGCTTTCGCCGACCTTGCCTCATCCACTCGAATTACTTGGCAAGCACTAAATACTTGCAACTCATTAAATACCTCAAGCAGTTGCCTAGGTAAAGACAACCGCTTCCGCGAATACAATAGCGCGCAGCGTGGCCGGCTTTTTGACTGGATGCAGTCAATGACGTTCAACAACGGCACCCCCCTTCGCGTAGCGCTAGATGAGGCGGGAAAATTTCTAAAAAACAACAATTCACCCGCTTGGGATAAGTTCCCTAACGAAACGGGCAACACAGCAAAAAACAAGTACGCATGCCGCCCCAGTTATCACATTTTAATGACAGACGGCGTATGGAACGGCAATGACGGGAGCCCGTCTGGACGTAGATCAGACACTACCAATTTTAACCTTCCTGATGGCGTTAACTATACTGGACAGCGCAGACCCTATACTGACTCTGCCAATAACACGCTGGCAGACCTAGCCTTTCACTACTGGGCAACCGACCTTAACAGCGACCTTGAAAACAACTTAAAGCCTTATTACAAAGACAAGTCGGGTACCGACACAGACAAGTACTGGAACCCGCAAAACAACCCTGCCACGTGGCAGAATATGGCCAACTTCACCATTGGCCTCGGCTTAACAGCATCGCTTAATCAAGCCGGCCTATCGTGGAACAGTACCGACGGCACATTTGCGAGCCCTGGCTATGTGAATATTTCCAATGGCACGCAGAACTGGCCAAAAGCGGAATCGAACAGTGATAACAACGTGTATGACCTCTGGCACGCGGCCATCAACTCAAGAGGCGACTTTTTCAGTGCGGACAGCCCCGAATCGGTGGTGCAAGCCTTTGCCGATATCATGTCGCGTATTGCCGATCGTAAATCCACTGCTGCCAAGCCAGCGATCAACTCAGGTCAGGTGGTGGTCGATGAAAATGATCCAAATAATAGCAAGCTCGTAACATCGTCCTACCAGACCTCCTATGCTAGCGACGAAAACTGGCTGGGTAACTTGGTGCGCACGAATAAAGAATGGACCGAACTGCCAGCCGGTTCGGGTAAGTTTGAATTGGCACTTAAGGAGAAGTGGAGCGCCAAGGACAAAATGCCCGCTGCGGACGCTCGAAACATTAAGATAAAAAGCACGGGCAGTGGCGGCCTGCAGCCCTTTACCTGGGCCAATGCCGGTAATAAAGACACATCAGGTACATTGGCAAACCTGCTTAGCAAAGACCCAGAAAACGGCAACACCAGCGACAGTAAAGGCGAAGCCCGCCTTAACTACCTACGTGGCGTGCGCACTGGTGAAGGCGCAACATTCCGCTCGCGCAGCGGTATATTGGGCGACTTACTCGCCTCAAGCCCCGCGGTAGTGTCAGGGGGACGCTATCTGGTTGGCGTGGCTAACCGCTTAGAAGGCAATGACACCTACACCAACTTCAAAGAGTCGCAAGCAACTCGTACCCCGCGCGTTTATGTCGGCGGTAACGACGGCATGCTGCATGGCTTTAATGCTGAGACAGGCGTCGAAGAGTTTGCCTTTATTCCAAGCGCGGTATTCCCCAAGCTGAACAAGTTGACCGGAAAGAACTACAGCCACGAGTTTTATGTGGATGGCTCTCCTGTCGTTGCCGATATTTATGATGGCAGCAAATGGCGCACCATTCTGGTCGGCACTCTGCGAGCAGGCGGCAAGTCTATCTTTGCCTTGGACATCACCACACCGGGAAGCGAGAAGCTGTTGTGGGAATTTGATGACAGTAAAATCACCTCCACAGTAAAAATGGGCAACAGTTTCTCCCAGCCCACCATCGCCCGCCTGCACAACGGCCGCTGGGCCGTGGTGTTCGGCAATGGTTATGAGGCGAGCAACCATACCAATGGCAAAGCCGCCTTGTTTATCGTGGATGCGGTTGAGGGCACTCTGGAAAAGAGCTTGGAAGTCACAGGCACCAATGGCATTGCCAATGGCCTGTCCACTCCACGCCTGGCCGACAACAATGGCGACAGCGTGGCCGACTACGCTTATGCCGGCGACCTGCAGGGCAACCTGTGGCGCTTTGACCTACTACCAAGCGCACGCAACGCAGACAACCCACTGGCGCGCTCTGCAACTGAAACCCGCGGCACTGTTAGCCAGTACCAAGTCGCTTACGGCGGCAAGCCGATGTTCTCCGCCGTAGCCTCGAATACGGCGCAAACACCACAACCCATTACTGCACCACCCACGCTTGTTCGCCACCCAACCGGCGTAGGCCATCTGGTTATCTTCGCCACAGGCAAGTACTTCGAAGACACCGACAAGGACGGTAACAAGAACATCGCCCAGACCGTTTACGGTATATGGGATGAGAAGAGCCGTGGCGAAATAAAAGGCACTACCAGCGCACTCGGTATTAGCCGCGCCAAGCTGGTTGAGCAGACCATCGGCAGCCAAGTGACCGCTACCGACTCGAAAGCTCGTAACACCGCTGCACGCATCATTTCGCAGAACGCTATTCCCTGGGGGGATGGAAAGAAAGGCTGGCTACTCGACCTACAGCAGGGCGGCACACTTGATGGCGAAATGGTCATCGAGCCGATGTTCAATATTGGCCAAAGCGTGTACTTCCAGTCACTCGTGCCCAATGACGACCCCTGCGCTGACGGTGCCAAATACTGGACTTACGGCCTTAACGCGTTTACCGGTGGTAAAACGCCTTACAACGCCTTCGATATGCAGCAAGTAAAACCTGATGGCACCACAGCGATTGTTTCGGCGATCAAACAAGATGGCGAAGGTGGCTTGACGGTGACTGACACCCCAGACGGCCTGCAAATCTGTACTGGCCAAGGCTGTGAGGGCATCAAGCCACCGCCAAATATCAATGAGCGCAACTCCTGGCGCCGTGTGGAGGAAACAGAGTGA
- a CDS encoding peptidylprolyl isomerase produces MTQEQRIGPDKEVTLHFALKLDNGDVVDSTFDKKPATFKVGDGNLLPGFEQAIYGLKAGDKRSLEISPEQGFGQGNPQNVQVMPRSQFQDMELSEGLLVIFNDAANAELPGVVKAFDDSQVTIDFNHPLAGKALSFDVEIIEVKAL; encoded by the coding sequence ATCACCCAAGAGCAGCGAATTGGCCCGGACAAGGAAGTGACCCTGCATTTCGCCCTCAAGCTGGACAACGGCGATGTGGTCGATAGCACTTTCGATAAAAAACCCGCGACCTTCAAGGTCGGTGACGGCAACCTGCTGCCGGGCTTCGAACAGGCCATCTACGGGCTCAAGGCGGGCGACAAACGCAGCCTGGAGATCAGCCCGGAGCAGGGCTTCGGTCAAGGTAATCCGCAAAACGTCCAAGTGATGCCGCGGAGTCAGTTCCAGGACATGGAGCTGTCGGAAGGCCTGCTGGTGATTTTCAATGATGCCGCCAATGCCGAGCTGCCTGGGGTGGTCAAAGCCTTTGACGACAGCCAGGTCACCATCGATTTTAATCACCCGCTGGCCGGCAAGGCGCTGAGCTTTGATGTGGAAATCATCGAGGTCAAAGCGCTCTGA
- the lspA gene encoding signal peptidase II, whose product MPKASRFGHLAWLWLSLLVFVVDQASKFYFDNSLTMYQQIVIIPDYFSWTLAYNTGAAFSFLADAAGWQRWFFAAIALVVSVVLVVWLKRLKPGETWLALALALVLGGALGNLVDRVVFGHVVDFILLHWHQQWYFPAFNVADMAITGGAILLALDMFKGEKSGDAAHD is encoded by the coding sequence CTGCCTAAAGCCAGCCGTTTCGGGCATTTGGCGTGGTTGTGGCTGAGCCTGTTGGTGTTTGTGGTCGATCAGGCGAGCAAGTTTTACTTCGACAACAGCCTGACCATGTACCAGCAGATTGTGATCATCCCCGATTACTTCAGCTGGACCCTGGCCTACAACACCGGCGCGGCCTTCAGTTTCCTGGCGGATGCGGCGGGCTGGCAGCGCTGGTTCTTCGCTGCAATCGCCCTGGTGGTCAGCGTGGTGCTGGTGGTGTGGCTCAAACGTCTCAAGCCCGGTGAAACCTGGCTAGCGCTAGCGCTGGCGCTGGTGCTGGGTGGCGCGCTGGGTAACTTGGTCGACCGGGTGGTGTTTGGCCATGTGGTCGACTTCATCTTGCTGCACTGGCACCAGCAATGGTATTTCCCGGCCTTCAACGTGGCCGATATGGCGATTACTGGCGGTGCCATCCTGTTGGCACTGGATATGTTTAAAGGCGAGAAGTCCGGAGACGCAGCCCATGACTGA